The following are encoded together in the Zingiber officinale cultivar Zhangliang chromosome 8A, Zo_v1.1, whole genome shotgun sequence genome:
- the LOC122011051 gene encoding uncharacterized protein At3g61260-like, whose amino-acid sequence MGWKKMLFEIYQDLRITGTEMPKIREQEAKYAEKMKNKITMVHKAAKEKRAMTEAMCREELLKSEESAAKYHATGQMPKQGIFNYFRNSSFHNGCVYDCSNTVWTTKIREQEAKYAEKMKNKITIVQKAAKEKRARTEAMCREELLKSEESAAKYHTIGQMPKQGCSCLNS is encoded by the exons ATGGGGTGGAAAAAGATGCTGTTCGAGATCTACCAAGATTTGAGAATAACTGGAACTGAAATGC CAAAAATTAGAGAACAAGAAGCAAAATATGctgagaaaatgaaaaataaaattactatGGTTCACAAAGCAGCCAAAGAGAAGAGAGCAATGACTGAGGCTATGTGCCGTGAAGAGCTATTGAAGTCAGAAGAAAGTGCAGCCAAATATCACGCCACAGGGCAGATGCCAAAGCAAG GAATATTCAACTATTTTAGGAACTCTTCATTTCATAATGGATGTGTCTATGATTGCTCTAACACTGTGTGGACAACAAAAATTAGAGAACAAGAAGCAAAATATGctgagaaaatgaaaaataaaattactatAGTTCAAAAAGCAGCCAAAGAGAAGAGAGCAAGGACTGAGGCTATGTGCCGTGAAGAGCTATTGAAGTCAGAAGAAAGTGCGGCCAAATATCACACCATAGGGCAGATGCCAAAGCAAGGTTGTAGCTGCCTCAATTCATGA